One genomic window of Desulfobotulus mexicanus includes the following:
- a CDS encoding L-lactate MFS transporter, which produces MERKLINRWSMVFVAFVMMLCVGGVYAWSLFNIPLLEANPGWTLGGVALTFGITVIFICVGGIVGGGIYDKIGARKVATAGAIIFGTGLILSSTATQIWHLYIWYGMLAGLGTGLIYGPVLATCIKWFPDKRGLISGIAVTGFGAGAMISKPIVLFLIANYGVSNTFLYLGIIYFVILFGAAQLLVTPPVGFRPWDWRPRAGSVAAENVNFTTGEMVKTKQFYLIWLMFHFGCIAGLLVISVAVNIGTDLVRLDPVVAANIVVAIALFNSMGRIFWGGFSDKIGRIRALTVMFSLMALAMFLMSYIEMNYVSFLALGSLVGFCFGGFLSTFPALTTDYFGTENMGKNYGAVIFAFGIAGIVGTRLAGMFEFTQAFTYAFILCLIAVAMSFFVKKPGLRELKKNEIPLMKLESSA; this is translated from the coding sequence GTGGAAAGAAAATTAATCAATCGTTGGAGTATGGTTTTTGTTGCATTTGTTATGATGCTATGCGTAGGGGGCGTCTATGCTTGGAGCTTATTTAATATCCCTTTATTAGAAGCTAATCCGGGCTGGACTTTGGGTGGCGTAGCCTTAACCTTCGGTATTACTGTCATTTTTATATGTGTAGGAGGAATAGTTGGTGGTGGTATCTATGATAAGATAGGGGCTAGAAAAGTTGCTACAGCAGGGGCGATAATATTTGGTACAGGGTTAATCTTATCCAGTACTGCTACACAAATATGGCATCTGTATATATGGTACGGCATGTTAGCTGGTTTGGGGACAGGTTTGATTTATGGCCCTGTATTGGCAACCTGCATAAAATGGTTTCCGGATAAACGAGGTTTAATCAGCGGAATAGCCGTTACGGGTTTTGGTGCCGGGGCAATGATATCAAAACCTATAGTTTTATTTCTTATAGCAAACTATGGGGTAAGTAATACCTTTTTATATTTAGGTATAATATATTTTGTCATACTTTTTGGAGCAGCACAATTGCTGGTTACGCCCCCTGTTGGCTTCAGGCCATGGGACTGGAGACCGCGGGCTGGATCGGTAGCTGCTGAAAATGTGAATTTTACAACTGGAGAGATGGTCAAAACTAAACAGTTCTATTTGATTTGGCTTATGTTTCATTTTGGCTGTATTGCTGGCCTTCTGGTAATCAGTGTAGCGGTAAATATTGGAACGGATTTGGTTAGGCTTGATCCAGTTGTAGCTGCTAATATTGTAGTCGCTATAGCATTGTTTAATTCAATGGGACGAATTTTCTGGGGTGGTTTTTCGGACAAAATTGGCAGGATTCGCGCATTAACAGTAATGTTTAGCTTAATGGCATTAGCAATGTTTCTGATGAGTTATATTGAAATGAATTATGTAAGCTTTTTAGCTTTGGGTTCCCTGGTAGGTTTTTGCTTCGGAGGATTTCTATCAACTTTTCCAGCGCTTACAACAGATTACTTTGGTACTGAAAATATGGGTAAAAACTATGGCGCTGTTATATTTGCCTTTGGTATAGCAGGTATAGTAGGAACTCGTTTAGCCGGTATGTTCGAATTTACTCAAGCATTTACATATGCTTTTATTTTATGCCTGATTGCAGTTGCTATGTCTTTTTTTGTTAAAAAGCCAGGATTAAGGGAGTTGAAAAAAAATGAGATTCCACTTATGAAGCTTGAATCTTCGGCCTGA